In Primulina eburnea isolate SZY01 chromosome 5, ASM2296580v1, whole genome shotgun sequence, a single window of DNA contains:
- the LOC140833064 gene encoding U11/U12 small nuclear ribonucleoprotein 65 kDa protein isoform X1 gives MAELIEEERAVTLLVRHLPEAIPDDILSRLFSHYGASSVRPARVKNCAFLDFKNESFASHAQKHLHGLHFLGKSLSVERARTVDENTDTQHGRKEVTYTLSQGSSDGFRWPSEPIAEKLGVDYPFPPHFEYAYPPPDGHILTNIVNALIAVPRFYTQVLHLMNKMNIPAPFRKALPTPPLPVSVPVPPPSPPHYPPPPPLSSETNIEDLSGSESEMGSSDEGERMPKRKRIKRQPIVGPAVNKDVAHETVGLKPAVLLPKEKPILRKNNPIMQIRIAPKQIRPDKKDDDNITELQETTQGNSDQQHHATLEELESGKLPPEAILSLPRFKNYTTGDPTPVLYVKNLAKDVVVGDFYFIFGSFFGNIDEAKSSLLIKLMQEGRMRGQAFVTFPTVELARNALNAANGYVLKGKPIVLQFGRSPTFAKPSVESNN, from the exons ATGGCGGAGCTGATAGAAGAAGAAAGGGCGGTAACCCTGTTGGTTCGCCATCTTCCTGAGGCAATTCCCGATGATATTCTTTCGAGACTCTTCTCTCACTATGGTGCTTCTTCTGTCCGCCCCGCGAG GGTGAAAAATTGTGCTTTTCTTGATTTCAAGAACGAATCTTTTGCGTCTCATGCTCAGAAACACCTCCACGGATTGCATTTTCTTGGTAAATCTTTGTCAGTTGAGAGAGCTCGCACGGTGGATGAAAATACCGACACTCAACACGGCAGGAAGGAAGTCACTTATACTCTTTCCCAAGGTTCTTCTGATGGGTTTAGATGGCCAAGCGAACCCATTGCTGAAAAACTTGGTGTCGACTATCCATTTCCTCCCCACTTCGA ATATGCATACCCACCACCTGATGGTCATATTCTGACCAACATTGTCAACGCTCTCATTGCTGTCCCCCGCTTTTATACACAG GTTTTGCATTTGATGAACAAAATGAATATTCCGGCTCCATTTCGAAAGGCACTGCCTACTCCTCCTCTACCAGTGTCCGTGCCTGTTCCTCCTCCTTCACCACCACATtaccctcctcctcctccattATCCTCAGAAACTAACATTGAAGATTTATCAGGCAGCGAGTCAGAAATGGGGTCCTCAGATGAG GGAGAGAGAATGCCTAAGCGAAAGCGTATCAAGAGACAACCTATCGTTGGCCCTGCTGTAAATAAGGATGTGGCTCACGAAACTGTTGGATTGAAACCAGCTGTCTTATTGCCAAAAGAGAAGCCAATACTGAGAAAAAACAACCCTATAATGCAG ATACGAATAGCACCAAAGCAGATTCGACCTGATAAAAAGGATGATGATAACATCACGGAATTACAAGAGACAACCCAAGGGAATTCTGATCAGCAACATCATGCTACACTAGAGGAACTAGAAAGTGGAAAATTGCCTCCGGAGGCGATTTTATCACTTCCTAGGTTTAAG AATTATACTACTGGGGATCCTACTCCTGTTTTGTACGTGAAGAACTTGGCTAAAGATGTAGTTGTTGGCGACTTCTACTTTATATTTG GATCATTTTTTGGAAACATTGACGAAGCTAAGTCCAGTCTACTTATCAAATTGATGCAG GAAGGCAGAATGAGGGGCCAAGCATTTGTTACATTTCCAACAGTTGAACTTGCTCGTAATGCACTG AATGCAGCAAATGGATATGTACTTAAAGGCAAGCCTATTGTTCTCCAATTTGGGAGGAGTCCTACTTTTGCCAAGCCTTCTGTAGAGAGCAACAATTAA
- the LOC140833064 gene encoding U11/U12 small nuclear ribonucleoprotein 65 kDa protein isoform X2 codes for MAELIEEERAVTLLVRHLPEAIPDDILSRLFSHYGASSVRPARVKNCAFLDFKNESFASHAQKHLHGLHFLGKSLSVERARTVDENTDTQHGRKEVTYTLSQGSSDGFRWPSEPIAEKLGVDYPFPPHFEYAYPPPDGHILTNIVNALIAVPRFYTQVLHLMNKMNIPAPFRKALPTPPLPVSVPVPPPSPPHYPPPPPLSSETNIEDLSGSESEMGSSDEGERMPKRKRIKRQPIVGPAVNKDVAHETVGLKPAVLLPKEKPILRKNNPIMQIRIAPKQIRPDKKDDDNITELQETTQGNSDQQHHATLEELESGKLPPEAILSLPRFKNYTTGDPTPVLYVKNLAKDVVVGDFYFIFGSFFGNIDEAKSSLLIKLMQK; via the exons ATGGCGGAGCTGATAGAAGAAGAAAGGGCGGTAACCCTGTTGGTTCGCCATCTTCCTGAGGCAATTCCCGATGATATTCTTTCGAGACTCTTCTCTCACTATGGTGCTTCTTCTGTCCGCCCCGCGAG GGTGAAAAATTGTGCTTTTCTTGATTTCAAGAACGAATCTTTTGCGTCTCATGCTCAGAAACACCTCCACGGATTGCATTTTCTTGGTAAATCTTTGTCAGTTGAGAGAGCTCGCACGGTGGATGAAAATACCGACACTCAACACGGCAGGAAGGAAGTCACTTATACTCTTTCCCAAGGTTCTTCTGATGGGTTTAGATGGCCAAGCGAACCCATTGCTGAAAAACTTGGTGTCGACTATCCATTTCCTCCCCACTTCGA ATATGCATACCCACCACCTGATGGTCATATTCTGACCAACATTGTCAACGCTCTCATTGCTGTCCCCCGCTTTTATACACAG GTTTTGCATTTGATGAACAAAATGAATATTCCGGCTCCATTTCGAAAGGCACTGCCTACTCCTCCTCTACCAGTGTCCGTGCCTGTTCCTCCTCCTTCACCACCACATtaccctcctcctcctccattATCCTCAGAAACTAACATTGAAGATTTATCAGGCAGCGAGTCAGAAATGGGGTCCTCAGATGAG GGAGAGAGAATGCCTAAGCGAAAGCGTATCAAGAGACAACCTATCGTTGGCCCTGCTGTAAATAAGGATGTGGCTCACGAAACTGTTGGATTGAAACCAGCTGTCTTATTGCCAAAAGAGAAGCCAATACTGAGAAAAAACAACCCTATAATGCAG ATACGAATAGCACCAAAGCAGATTCGACCTGATAAAAAGGATGATGATAACATCACGGAATTACAAGAGACAACCCAAGGGAATTCTGATCAGCAACATCATGCTACACTAGAGGAACTAGAAAGTGGAAAATTGCCTCCGGAGGCGATTTTATCACTTCCTAGGTTTAAG AATTATACTACTGGGGATCCTACTCCTGTTTTGTACGTGAAGAACTTGGCTAAAGATGTAGTTGTTGGCGACTTCTACTTTATATTTG GATCATTTTTTGGAAACATTGACGAAGCTAAGTCCAGTCTACTTATCAAATTGATGCAG AAGTGA